The uncultured Bacteroides sp. genomic sequence GTAAACGATGCTGATTTTTCAGCAAATAATCCTTTCTTAATTGAATTTGAGAAACTTTCACGTTACATACTAACACCAATTACCGAACAATCCAATCTACAAACAAACTGGTTCTTTGAACGTGCTCGTGGGCAATATAAAAACATTCGTTTAAAAGATGGTTTTACCAAAGCACGTATGAATCAATTTGATTTAAAACACCCTAAAAAACAAATGTTTACAAAGGTAGAGTTGGCAAAGTATGTCAATTCTTACAAAGAGGTTTTTGATGGTCGTAAATTGTTGATAGGTCCTCACATTGTAGTCCGTGGAAATGAAAAGAACTACGCTCAGTTTATTGATAACAATCTTCAAGTAAATATAAACAATGTCTATTTTGAAGATACTGTTGCTAAAATCATTTTATTTAAAACAGCCGAAAAGATATACGGCGTGAAGCCAAACAACATTGGAGAGATGAGAAATGCTGTAGTACCTTACGTAATAGCATTACTTGGTTATCTCACCAAGTATGAATTAGATTTATACAAGATTTGGAAAAACCAACGGTTATCAGATAGCTTACAATCTGTTCTATATGAATTGATGAAACAAATCAATAAATTTATCCTTGAAAATTCACCAAGTTCACATTATATCGAATGGGCAAAGAAAGAAGACTGTTGGAATACCATTAAGTATAAAACATGGAGCGTAAACCTTACTGAAATAGAATCAGATTTAATCGATAGGAGTCAGCCTTCAAAAAGGTATATAATTGCCGAGACTGATAAAGATAGCGCTCAGCGAGAATACGAATTAGATTTATTGAACTCTATTCCATTTAAAATGTGGAAAGAAATTGAATTATGGGGTAAAGAATCAGGCTTTTTATCAATTCTTCAACAATCAACTACATTTGATATTTCTTTCAAAATAAAAAACAAGAAACCTATTGTCGACTCAGAAAGAGCAAAAGCAATGACGATTTTTGATATTGTTTGTAATCATAACATTGAATTACTTGATAAAGTAGAAGAATTGGCTCATGAGTCCGAAACTTCAAATCCGAAACCGACTATAATTCCAGAGGGCGAAACAATTTCTATGGATTTGGTTGTAAAAATGGTCGAATGGGATAAACGCCGGAAGAATCTTAAAGACTGGCAATGGAACACTATGAAAGCAATCACAGAAGGCAAGTATCCTCTTGAAGGTAAATATATCTATGCCTGTTTGATGAATTTAAAGTTATTAAGAAGTGTGGGATTTTTAGAAGAATGATAATGATTTAAAAAAGTCAACTAGCTAAATGGCACTTTTCAATTGTTG encodes the following:
- a CDS encoding AIPR family protein, encoding MNEVSKYYSVLVQDIHSMQDSSEEGASQEQLFTQMALDMLSEAGETENAYVAYDEKALGTKKQHKINAYAISDNYETVDLFITVFKGEDSIQLISKDIIEQATKRISNFFRKAIYDEYVNEVEESSPIFEFAHTLAHYAELKENLVRVNATIITNGEYKNDFPPPQTINGYKVFYRVLDINYLFGISENSRIPIEIDFQTDNIQVPCLMSQIDNSDYQAYIAILPGQGLANLYERFGARLLEQNVRSFLQFNGKINKGIRETIKERPHMFLAYNNGIAATADHIELDESNRYITKIRNLQIVNGGQTTASIYHTWKKDKADISNIFVQVKLSVIKKEEEYSLIVSRISQYANTQNKVNDADFSANNPFLIEFEKLSRYILTPITEQSNLQTNWFFERARGQYKNIRLKDGFTKARMNQFDLKHPKKQMFTKVELAKYVNSYKEVFDGRKLLIGPHIVVRGNEKNYAQFIDNNLQVNINNVYFEDTVAKIILFKTAEKIYGVKPNNIGEMRNAVVPYVIALLGYLTKYELDLYKIWKNQRLSDSLQSVLYELMKQINKFILENSPSSHYIEWAKKEDCWNTIKYKTWSVNLTEIESDLIDRSQPSKRYIIAETDKDSAQREYELDLLNSIPFKMWKEIELWGKESGFLSILQQSTTFDISFKIKNKKPIVDSERAKAMTIFDIVCNHNIELLDKVEELAHESETSNPKPTIIPEGETISMDLVVKMVEWDKRRKNLKDWQWNTMKAITEGKYPLEGKYIYACLMNLKLLRSVGFLEE